A DNA window from Pontimonas salivibrio contains the following coding sequences:
- the purL gene encoding phosphoribosylformylglycinamidine synthase subunit PurL: MSHTVDSVTNAENTPERELPYTELGVTHEEYQDIVGLLGRRPTSGELAMYSVMWSEHCSYKSSKVHLKQFGQKMTESMRKNLMVGMGQNAGVVDVGEGWAVTFKIESHNHPSFIEPFQGAATGVGGIVRDIISMGARPIGVMDALRFGELEHEDTARVLPGVVSGISFYGNCLGLPNIGGETWFDASYQQNPLVNALAVGVMRHEDLRLANATGAGNKVVLFGARTGGDGIGGASILASETFGDDGRPAKRPAVQVGDPFAEKVLIECCMELFQGSLVEAIQDLGAAGISCATSELAANGDTGMVVDLDKVLLRDDTLTAEEILMSESQERMMAIVSPDKLDAFLAVTDKWDVETSVLGEVTDTGRLVIHWRGDTIVDVDPKTVAIDSPVYNRPMQRPGWLNALQADTIHNTTRANEPPAVMEQIRAVLTHPNLQSMAWITNQYDQYVLGNTALSTPDDGGMLRVDEESGLGVALATDANGRYSQLDPRQGALLALAEAYRNVAATGATPVAVSDCLNFGSPEDPEVMWQFAEAVTGLADGCVVLEIPVTGGNVSLYNQTGSTPIQPTPVVAVMGVIDEVARRLPSGWQDDGENIYLLGSTGLELDGSIWADAMHQHLGGTPPRVDLTKEKALAGLLHHAAHDGLVTSAHDLSTGGLIQSLTEACLRRGVGARVWLGEMLEEDNVDLVTALFSESQTRVIVSVAREDDVKFRGLCAGRGVPVMRIGVTDAPGMALDIADVGTLSLDELRELHESTLPGVLGPVVGGQV; encoded by the coding sequence ATGTCTCACACAGTTGATTCGGTCACCAACGCGGAAAACACTCCGGAGCGCGAGCTTCCCTACACGGAGCTCGGGGTCACCCACGAGGAGTATCAAGACATTGTCGGCCTGCTCGGTAGGCGACCCACTTCAGGCGAATTAGCCATGTATTCGGTGATGTGGTCGGAGCACTGCTCCTATAAGAGCTCCAAAGTGCACCTCAAACAATTCGGTCAAAAAATGACCGAATCGATGCGGAAAAACCTCATGGTGGGCATGGGCCAAAACGCGGGTGTGGTCGATGTGGGTGAAGGCTGGGCGGTCACGTTCAAGATCGAAAGCCACAACCACCCCAGTTTCATTGAGCCCTTCCAGGGGGCAGCCACCGGTGTCGGCGGCATTGTGCGCGACATTATTTCGATGGGCGCACGGCCCATCGGAGTGATGGACGCTCTGCGTTTCGGTGAACTCGAGCATGAGGACACCGCCCGCGTGCTGCCCGGAGTGGTCTCCGGCATCAGTTTTTATGGCAACTGTTTAGGCCTGCCCAACATTGGTGGCGAAACCTGGTTTGACGCCAGCTACCAACAAAACCCTCTGGTCAACGCACTCGCAGTCGGCGTGATGCGCCACGAAGACTTACGTCTCGCAAACGCCACCGGTGCGGGAAACAAAGTGGTGCTCTTTGGTGCGAGGACCGGCGGGGACGGTATTGGCGGGGCTTCTATCCTCGCCAGTGAAACCTTCGGTGATGATGGTCGGCCGGCGAAGCGCCCCGCCGTTCAAGTTGGTGACCCGTTTGCCGAAAAGGTTCTCATTGAGTGCTGCATGGAGTTATTCCAGGGCAGCTTGGTCGAAGCCATCCAAGACCTGGGCGCTGCCGGAATTAGTTGTGCGACCAGTGAACTGGCCGCCAACGGCGACACCGGCATGGTGGTCGACTTGGACAAAGTCCTCCTGCGCGATGACACCTTGACGGCAGAAGAAATCCTGATGTCGGAATCGCAAGAGCGGATGATGGCCATCGTTTCGCCCGACAAACTCGACGCATTCCTCGCCGTCACCGACAAATGGGATGTCGAAACCAGTGTGTTGGGTGAAGTCACCGACACCGGCCGACTGGTCATCCACTGGCGTGGCGACACCATTGTCGATGTGGACCCGAAAACAGTCGCCATCGACTCCCCCGTCTATAACCGGCCCATGCAGCGACCTGGTTGGCTGAATGCCCTCCAAGCCGACACCATCCACAACACCACCAGGGCTAATGAACCCCCCGCGGTGATGGAGCAGATTCGAGCGGTGCTCACCCACCCCAACTTGCAGTCGATGGCCTGGATTACCAACCAGTACGACCAGTACGTGTTGGGCAACACTGCGCTGTCGACTCCAGATGATGGTGGCATGCTCCGCGTGGATGAGGAGTCTGGGTTGGGTGTCGCCCTCGCCACTGACGCCAACGGCAGATACAGCCAACTCGACCCCCGCCAGGGCGCCCTTCTTGCTCTCGCCGAGGCGTATCGAAACGTCGCCGCGACCGGCGCGACACCGGTCGCTGTGAGCGACTGTCTGAACTTTGGAAGCCCGGAAGATCCGGAAGTGATGTGGCAGTTCGCCGAAGCGGTCACCGGTCTCGCCGATGGCTGCGTGGTCCTTGAAATCCCTGTCACCGGCGGAAACGTCAGTCTGTATAACCAGACCGGGTCCACCCCCATCCAACCCACCCCTGTAGTTGCCGTCATGGGTGTCATTGATGAGGTCGCCAGGCGTCTACCATCAGGCTGGCAAGACGACGGTGAAAACATTTACCTATTGGGAAGCACGGGGTTAGAACTCGATGGTTCGATCTGGGCCGATGCCATGCATCAGCACCTCGGTGGCACGCCACCCCGAGTGGACCTCACCAAAGAGAAAGCCCTCGCTGGCTTACTCCACCACGCAGCCCACGACGGGTTAGTCACTTCCGCTCACGACCTCTCCACTGGTGGTTTGATCCAGTCGCTCACCGAGGCGTGCCTGCGCCGCGGTGTGGGAGCCAGGGTGTGGCTCGGCGAAATGTTGGAAGAAGACAACGTTGATTTGGTGACGGCACTGTTTTCCGAATCTCAAACCCGGGTAATCGTGTCCGTCGCGAGAGAAGACGACGTGAAGTTCCGGGGCCTGTGTGCCGGCCGGGGTGTCCCCGTAATGCGCATTGGTGTAACCGACGCACCCGGAATGGCCCTGGATATCGCCGACGTGGGAACACTGAGCCTTGACGAACTTCGTGAGCTCCACGAATCAACCCTCCCGGGCGTCCTCGGACCCGTCGTCGGTGGACAGGTCTAA
- a CDS encoding YqaJ viral recombinase family protein translates to MIEQERFLVPSSQREKWLEVRQQGVTATAVSKAVTPDGYREVLEQLRKPTDIPDNDYMRFGREQEGPIIEKLQSLVDIQPNDWLISRDTGEKKWMMATPDGLSSNHDVIAEVKTTGRDWERWAKVPGNYHRQVQWQLFVTGAEVCIFAWMLRVKRGSVMEPAWPGPKFLEVTRDEVLIERLQETAHRLYADLLAIRS, encoded by the coding sequence GTGATTGAACAAGAGCGATTCCTCGTCCCCTCCAGTCAGCGCGAAAAGTGGTTGGAAGTGCGCCAACAGGGCGTCACCGCCACCGCAGTATCAAAAGCGGTCACCCCTGATGGTTACCGTGAAGTTCTCGAGCAGTTGCGTAAACCGACCGACATTCCCGACAACGACTACATGCGTTTCGGGCGGGAACAAGAAGGTCCCATCATTGAAAAATTGCAGTCACTTGTCGATATTCAACCGAACGACTGGCTGATCTCCAGAGACACGGGCGAGAAAAAGTGGATGATGGCCACCCCTGACGGGCTATCCAGCAACCACGATGTGATTGCTGAGGTGAAAACGACTGGGCGTGATTGGGAGCGCTGGGCCAAAGTTCCCGGTAACTATCACCGGCAAGTCCAATGGCAACTTTTTGTCACCGGTGCAGAGGTGTGTATTTTCGCCTGGATGCTGCGCGTCAAGCGCGGCAGTGTGATGGAACCGGCCTGGCCTGGACCAAAATTTCTGGAAGTCACCCGAGATGAAGTTCTGATTGAGCGGCTTCAAGAAACCGCCCACCGCCTCTACGCAGACTTACTCGCTATCCGCAGCTAG
- a CDS encoding chorismate mutase: MSLDPMAELHELRGSIDNIDAALVHLLAERFKNTKKVGRLKAESSMPPSDPAREATQIARLRRLAEEADLDPAFAEKFLEFILAEVIQHHEALAADSE, encoded by the coding sequence ATGTCCTTGGATCCCATGGCCGAACTGCACGAACTGCGTGGCAGCATCGACAACATCGATGCGGCACTCGTTCACCTGTTGGCGGAGCGGTTTAAAAACACCAAAAAGGTGGGCCGGCTGAAAGCCGAATCGTCCATGCCGCCGTCTGATCCGGCGAGGGAAGCCACACAGATTGCCCGCCTGCGCCGTTTGGCTGAAGAAGCCGATCTCGACCCGGCCTTTGCGGAAAAATTCTTAGAATTCATTCTTGCTGAAGTCATTCAGCATCACGAAGCCCTAGCTGCGGATAGCGAGTAA
- a CDS encoding adenylosuccinate synthase, translating to MSAVVIVGAQWGDEGKGKATDLLGGRIDYVVKFNGGNNAGHTVVIGDEKYALHLLPSGILTPGVIPVIGNGVVVDLDVLAEELDGLIERGLDVSKLLVSSDAHVVTLYHRTLDKVTERFLGKRQIGTTGRGIGPTYADKINRIGVRIQDIFDEGILRQKVEGALDVKNHLLVKVYNRRAISVDEVVDDLLAHRERLEPMVADTALELHRALDRGDTVLFEGGQATMLDVDHGTYPFVTSSNATAGGAATGSGIAPGRLDTVVGIVKAYTTRVGSGPFPTELEDEWGDWLRERGHEFGTTTGRPRRTGWFDAPIARYATRINGITDYVLTKLDVLTGLEEIPVCVGYEVDGVRVDEVPWSQSDFHHATPVYESHPGWSENIEGAREFSDLPQAAQDYVVALEQMIHQRISVIGVGPGRDEVIVRHDLLGGA from the coding sequence ATGTCTGCAGTGGTGATTGTGGGCGCCCAATGGGGCGACGAGGGCAAAGGGAAAGCGACTGACCTTCTGGGCGGGCGCATTGACTATGTCGTCAAATTCAACGGCGGTAACAACGCCGGTCACACCGTCGTCATCGGCGATGAAAAATACGCACTGCATCTTCTCCCTAGCGGCATTTTGACCCCTGGTGTGATCCCCGTAATCGGTAACGGCGTCGTAGTCGATTTGGATGTCTTGGCCGAAGAGTTAGATGGCCTGATCGAGCGCGGACTCGATGTGTCCAAGCTGTTGGTGAGCTCCGACGCGCACGTCGTTACGCTGTATCACCGCACGTTGGACAAAGTCACGGAACGATTCTTGGGGAAGCGCCAAATTGGTACGACGGGCCGAGGAATTGGTCCCACCTATGCGGACAAGATCAACCGAATCGGTGTGCGCATCCAAGACATTTTCGACGAAGGCATCCTTCGCCAAAAAGTCGAAGGTGCCTTGGATGTCAAAAATCATCTACTGGTGAAGGTGTACAACCGCAGAGCAATCAGTGTCGACGAAGTCGTTGACGATTTGTTGGCCCACCGTGAGCGTTTAGAACCCATGGTGGCGGACACCGCACTTGAACTACACCGCGCCCTAGATCGCGGTGACACCGTGCTGTTTGAGGGCGGTCAGGCCACCATGTTGGATGTTGACCACGGCACATATCCGTTTGTGACGTCGTCTAACGCCACAGCAGGTGGTGCAGCAACAGGTTCCGGTATCGCCCCGGGGCGCCTCGACACGGTCGTGGGAATTGTGAAGGCGTACACCACCCGAGTCGGCTCAGGGCCTTTCCCCACCGAATTAGAAGACGAGTGGGGCGACTGGTTGCGTGAACGTGGTCACGAGTTTGGAACCACCACGGGACGGCCCCGCCGCACCGGTTGGTTCGATGCACCGATTGCCCGCTATGCGACCAGAATCAACGGCATCACCGATTACGTGTTGACCAAATTGGATGTGTTGACCGGGTTGGAAGAAATCCCTGTCTGTGTTGGCTACGAGGTTGACGGTGTCCGCGTGGATGAGGTGCCCTGGTCGCAAAGTGATTTCCACCACGCCACCCCCGTGTACGAATCGCATCCCGGTTGGAGTGAAAACATTGAGGGCGCCAGGGAATTTAGTGACCTTCCCCAGGCCGCGCAAGATTACGTTGTCGCGCTTGAGCAGATGATTCACCAGCGCATTTCGGTGATTGGTGTGGGTCCTGGTCGCGATGAGGTCATTGTTCGACACGATTTGCTGGGTGGGGCTTAA
- a CDS encoding TrmH family RNA methyltransferase, producing the protein MTDQPESHPERSTHGVGPWVGPLPTGPEYDAELLAHGDSRNVADHYRYWSMEAIVADLDQRRHSFHVAIENWQHDLNIGSIVRTANAFLAKEVHIVGRKRWNRRGAMVTDRYQHVQHHPEVQGFVDYAEGAGLSIIGVDNVPGSTPIEHTVLPEKCVFLFGQEGPGLSEEALAASDQVIEITQFGSTRSINASAAAAIVMHQWVMQNRFGVAPAPGD; encoded by the coding sequence GTGACTGATCAGCCAGAGAGCCACCCTGAACGCTCCACCCACGGAGTAGGACCATGGGTGGGTCCTCTTCCCACCGGGCCGGAATATGACGCTGAGCTTCTCGCGCACGGCGATTCGAGGAACGTTGCCGACCATTACCGGTATTGGAGCATGGAAGCAATCGTCGCTGACCTGGATCAACGCAGGCATTCGTTCCATGTCGCCATCGAAAACTGGCAACACGATTTAAACATTGGCTCCATTGTCCGCACGGCGAATGCTTTTTTGGCCAAAGAGGTCCACATTGTGGGACGCAAGCGCTGGAACCGCCGGGGCGCAATGGTCACCGACCGCTACCAGCACGTCCAACACCACCCCGAAGTACAGGGCTTTGTCGACTATGCCGAGGGCGCGGGCCTCAGCATTATCGGTGTCGACAATGTGCCAGGCTCGACCCCCATTGAACACACTGTTCTACCCGAAAAGTGTGTTTTTCTTTTTGGACAAGAGGGACCGGGATTGTCCGAAGAAGCCTTGGCGGCGTCCGACCAGGTCATCGAAATCACCCAGTTTGGGTCGACCCGCTCAATTAACGCCTCAGCGGCGGCAGCGATAGTGATGCACCAGTGGGTGATGCAAAACCGTTTCGGTGTGGCACCCGCGCCTGGCGACTAG
- a CDS encoding septum formation family protein, with protein MTERPHLLRSRWFIVTAVGVLPALAVGYWLSVSEANQNQSVEDVATAEPPISEATTGTPPGEASTPPVVVDFPAVGSGPRPAGSWSWEELLGGECLTSFDGPFAAEFEVVGCEQPHQAEFHRAQLLNDDPDADYPGDQFVRDQASGLCEQWDLADLREPERYDDLVVVPSYSIGQTQWEKGQRVAGCFIYRESGELLDDQLVD; from the coding sequence GTGACCGAGCGCCCACACTTGCTTCGCTCCCGGTGGTTCATTGTCACCGCCGTGGGCGTGCTCCCCGCGCTCGCCGTGGGCTACTGGCTCAGTGTGTCCGAAGCCAATCAGAACCAGAGCGTGGAGGATGTCGCGACCGCCGAGCCGCCCATTTCTGAAGCCACTACAGGGACCCCGCCGGGTGAGGCGTCCACACCGCCAGTGGTGGTCGATTTTCCCGCCGTGGGAAGCGGCCCACGGCCTGCGGGGTCGTGGTCTTGGGAGGAACTTCTGGGCGGTGAATGCCTGACATCTTTTGACGGACCGTTTGCCGCTGAATTTGAGGTGGTCGGCTGCGAGCAACCCCATCAGGCAGAGTTTCACCGAGCACAACTACTCAATGACGATCCGGATGCCGACTACCCCGGGGATCAATTCGTGCGTGATCAGGCCAGTGGGTTGTGTGAGCAGTGGGACCTTGCGGATTTGAGGGAACCAGAACGCTACGACGATCTTGTTGTGGTCCCCAGCTATTCGATTGGTCAGACCCAATGGGAAAAGGGCCAGCGGGTGGCGGGCTGCTTTATCTACCGTGAGAGCGGGGAGCTGCTCGATGATCAACTGGTGGACTGA
- the pyrE gene encoding orotate phosphoribosyltransferase gives MAVQRGDFTLTSGKKATFYIDLRQVSLDHRVAPLIGDVMLELLDEFPEVEIVGGLTMGADPIASAMLHRAVVRGRALDACVVRKEPKDHGMGKQVEGPDVAGKKVVVVEDTSTTGGSPLKAAEALEKAGAEIVAVLVVVDRDTGAKQVIEQAGYPYRAALGLSDLGLA, from the coding sequence ATGGCCGTGCAGCGGGGAGATTTCACCCTCACCAGTGGCAAAAAGGCCACCTTTTATATCGACTTGCGCCAAGTGAGCCTCGACCACCGGGTTGCTCCACTAATCGGTGATGTCATGCTCGAGCTTTTGGACGAGTTTCCCGAAGTGGAAATCGTCGGAGGGTTGACCATGGGGGCCGACCCCATAGCGTCGGCCATGTTGCACCGAGCCGTAGTGCGCGGGCGAGCGTTAGATGCCTGCGTGGTGAGAAAAGAACCCAAAGATCACGGCATGGGTAAACAGGTTGAAGGCCCTGATGTGGCGGGCAAAAAAGTGGTCGTTGTCGAAGACACTTCCACCACGGGTGGCTCACCGTTGAAGGCAGCCGAAGCGTTAGAAAAAGCGGGGGCAGAAATTGTCGCCGTGTTGGTGGTTGTTGACCGCGACACCGGAGCCAAGCAGGTCATCGAACAAGCGGGCTACCCCTACCGGGCGGCTTTGGGACTAAGCGACCTCGGCTTGGCGTGA
- a CDS encoding exodeoxyribonuclease III, translated as MRIATWNVNSIRTRKLRVVDFLVDADIDVALLQETKCTNEQFPLEEFEAAGYEVFHWGLNQWNGVAIVSRRGISHGEQGFVGMPGFDKNGTDPQPEARAVSATVGNMRLWSVYVPNGRGLNDPHMAYKLDWIEALGQAMADYSKENPHIGTLVGGDFNVAPQPEDVGDPDFVEGVSTHISPAERGALDSMLHTAGLSDLVRPLVPEGFSYFDYKQGKFRKNHGIRIDFLFGNHTVADAVVGASIERDQRTGEQPSDHVPVVVDLHEEEEDFDAPMVF; from the coding sequence GTGCGGATCGCCACCTGGAATGTGAACTCCATTAGGACGCGAAAACTTCGGGTCGTGGATTTTCTTGTCGACGCCGACATTGATGTCGCCCTATTACAAGAAACCAAATGCACCAACGAACAGTTCCCGTTGGAAGAATTTGAGGCTGCCGGCTACGAAGTGTTCCATTGGGGTCTGAACCAATGGAACGGTGTGGCGATCGTGTCTCGCCGCGGCATCAGCCACGGCGAACAGGGTTTTGTCGGCATGCCCGGTTTCGACAAGAACGGTACTGACCCACAACCAGAAGCCAGAGCAGTCTCAGCCACGGTCGGAAACATGCGGTTGTGGAGTGTGTATGTACCAAACGGTCGCGGGCTAAACGACCCCCACATGGCCTACAAACTGGACTGGATAGAAGCACTCGGCCAGGCCATGGCTGACTACTCGAAAGAAAATCCTCACATCGGAACACTTGTCGGCGGTGACTTCAACGTCGCCCCACAACCAGAAGATGTGGGGGATCCCGATTTTGTCGAAGGGGTGTCGACACATATTTCCCCCGCGGAGCGTGGAGCGCTCGATTCGATGCTCCACACGGCAGGCCTCAGCGACTTGGTGCGGCCACTTGTTCCCGAAGGATTCAGCTACTTCGACTACAAGCAGGGGAAATTTCGAAAAAACCACGGCATCCGCATCGATTTTCTCTTCGGGAACCACACGGTGGCCGATGCTGTGGTCGGCGCCTCCATTGAACGCGACCAGCGCACCGGTGAACAACCCAGTGACCACGTTCCCGTCGTCGTGGACCTACACGAAGAGGAAGAAGATTTCGATGCACCCATGGTGTTTTAG
- a CDS encoding threonine aldolase family protein → MSTPANSRGFASDNYAGVHPTVLKAMEAANGGHQTSYGQDDTTAKLAETIRVEFGEQAEVFPVFNGTGANVIALTAAMPRWGGVIATDSAHINTDEGGAPERVSGLKLLTTPAVGGKLTPEGLLSQAGGRGDEHHAQPLAVSITQSTELGTLYTPDEIRTLAGLAHERGMVVHVDGARLWNAAAALGMSFREFTTDVGVDLVSLGATKNGAMAAEAIVVINPDAVDGMLYLRKLSMQLASKMRFLSAQIQALFDDQLGLQLASHANAMARMLRSRLDAAIESGDITGLDFSHPTQANAVFAVLDNAAADRLRLTHQFYDWDRPAGEVRWMCAFDTTEDDIEAFVGDIISALNNQ, encoded by the coding sequence GTGAGCACTCCCGCGAATTCGAGAGGTTTCGCCAGCGACAATTACGCGGGTGTTCACCCCACCGTGTTGAAAGCGATGGAAGCTGCCAATGGGGGCCACCAGACCTCTTACGGCCAAGACGACACGACGGCGAAACTTGCCGAGACTATCCGGGTCGAATTTGGTGAACAGGCTGAAGTGTTCCCCGTGTTTAACGGCACAGGAGCAAACGTCATTGCCCTCACTGCGGCAATGCCCCGGTGGGGCGGGGTAATCGCGACCGACTCGGCACACATCAACACCGATGAAGGTGGTGCACCCGAACGTGTGAGTGGTTTGAAACTTCTCACCACACCCGCAGTGGGAGGAAAGCTCACCCCGGAGGGGTTACTCAGCCAAGCTGGGGGGCGCGGTGATGAACACCACGCCCAACCCTTAGCGGTATCGATCACCCAGTCCACAGAGCTCGGTACGCTCTACACCCCAGACGAGATTCGCACCCTGGCGGGTCTCGCCCACGAGCGCGGAATGGTCGTTCACGTCGATGGTGCGAGGCTGTGGAATGCCGCAGCCGCGTTGGGGATGTCCTTTCGCGAATTCACCACCGATGTTGGGGTCGACCTCGTGAGTTTGGGGGCGACCAAGAATGGCGCGATGGCGGCCGAAGCTATCGTGGTGATTAATCCCGATGCTGTGGACGGGATGCTGTATTTGAGGAAGCTCAGTATGCAGCTGGCCTCCAAAATGCGTTTTCTCTCTGCACAGATCCAAGCCCTGTTCGACGATCAACTGGGCCTCCAGCTCGCCAGTCACGCCAATGCGATGGCCCGCATGTTGCGCAGCCGTCTGGACGCGGCAATCGAAAGTGGTGACATCACAGGTCTCGACTTTTCCCACCCCACGCAGGCCAACGCTGTCTTCGCCGTCTTAGACAATGCGGCAGCGGACCGGCTGCGGCTTACCCACCAGTTTTATGACTGGGACCGACCGGCTGGAGAAGTCCGTTGGATGTGTGCGTTTGACACCACCGAGGACGACATCGAAGCGTTTGTGGGCGACATCATCTCCGCACTGAACAATCAGTAA
- a CDS encoding nitroreductase family protein produces the protein MDTSAHTDYPLMPELARRHSPRAFDHDATLTDEQLGSLLEAARWSASSSNSQPWRLFVAKRGTPLFDSMVDALASGNQAWAVHASALIVNVAKMVTDEGKDEKWAVYDIGQAAAHLSIQATHMGLIVHQMGGFDKEAMHGALNLDDAHQPWAVLAVGHQGDPALLPEKLQEREKNPRVRKPLDEIAPGWRQ, from the coding sequence ATGGACACTTCTGCCCACACCGACTATCCACTGATGCCGGAATTGGCCAGGCGCCACAGCCCCAGAGCGTTTGATCACGATGCGACTCTTACTGATGAACAGTTGGGTTCACTGCTGGAGGCTGCGCGCTGGTCGGCGTCGTCATCGAACTCACAACCGTGGCGGCTGTTCGTGGCAAAGCGCGGAACACCACTGTTTGATTCCATGGTGGACGCCTTGGCGTCGGGTAATCAGGCGTGGGCTGTCCACGCATCAGCACTGATTGTGAATGTGGCCAAGATGGTCACTGACGAGGGAAAAGACGAGAAGTGGGCGGTCTATGACATCGGTCAAGCAGCGGCACATTTGAGCATCCAGGCCACCCACATGGGCCTCATCGTGCACCAAATGGGTGGTTTTGACAAAGAAGCGATGCATGGCGCCCTGAACCTGGATGACGCTCACCAACCGTGGGCAGTCCTCGCAGTGGGGCACCAAGGGGATCCTGCGCTTTTGCCAGAAAAGCTCCAAGAACGAGAGAAAAACCCCCGCGTGCGTAAGCCTCTCGATGAAATTGCTCCAGGCTGGCGCCAGTAG